One Nocardia iowensis DNA window includes the following coding sequences:
- a CDS encoding proline iminopeptidase-family hydrolase — translation MISVPGGEVWYRRMGGGGVPLLLIHGGPGYPSDPLFEAFEPVAREREVIWYDQLGVGRSDPIEDPALLTVSRFLDELGAVIEDLGLACPHVYGHSWGAMLGLQFAAQRAPEWTSLICANGLASVPRFENEVRDLLAKLPGNVLDRTYGRELSGETNDPDYRVAQEEYLRACIVRTATVHLDPDRMSLMTFRTMIGHADYHVTGVLHDWDIFDELERIRVPTLVLGGEFDECVPAHLADIASRIPDSDHVTQSGAAHMGYLEHEPLRHEYISIIQDYMLRIEERAQPNATNLRGQLSMPR, via the coding sequence ATGATATCCGTACCGGGGGGCGAAGTCTGGTATCGCAGGATGGGCGGCGGCGGCGTGCCGCTTCTACTGATCCACGGCGGGCCGGGCTACCCCAGCGATCCGCTATTCGAGGCCTTCGAGCCGGTCGCTCGAGAACGTGAAGTCATCTGGTACGACCAGCTCGGAGTAGGGCGCTCGGATCCGATCGAAGACCCGGCACTACTGACAGTGAGCCGCTTCCTCGACGAACTCGGCGCAGTGATCGAAGACCTCGGCTTGGCATGCCCGCACGTCTACGGTCACTCCTGGGGCGCGATGCTCGGCCTTCAGTTCGCCGCACAGCGGGCACCCGAGTGGACGAGTCTGATCTGTGCCAATGGATTGGCGAGCGTGCCCCGATTCGAGAACGAGGTACGAGACTTGCTGGCGAAGTTACCCGGCAATGTGTTGGACCGAACTTACGGGCGTGAATTGAGCGGTGAGACGAACGATCCCGACTATCGGGTTGCCCAAGAGGAGTACTTGCGCGCATGCATTGTGCGCACCGCGACGGTGCACCTCGATCCGGATCGCATGAGCTTGATGACATTCCGGACCATGATCGGACATGCGGACTACCACGTCACCGGAGTCCTGCACGATTGGGACATATTCGACGAGCTCGAACGGATTCGCGTTCCTACTCTGGTGCTCGGCGGAGAGTTCGACGAGTGCGTTCCCGCGCACCTCGCCGACATCGCCAGCCGAATCCCGGACTCCGACCATGTCACGCAGTCGGGCGCGGCCCACATGGGATACCTCGAGCATGAGCCACTTCGCCACGAGTATATCTCGATCATTCAGGACTACATGCTTCGAATCGAAGAACGTGCGCAACCGAACGCGACGAATCTGCGCGGGCAGCTTTCGATGCCGCGATGA
- a CDS encoding LVIVD repeat-containing protein, whose protein sequence is MRSLTSLRRFKPLALVTVGLAAALMLPSSASADLQSDIQNAVQEFLDVGRTAVPRADCGPGSMPENGMQGDVTAADRDSGRSTQGYRCNMSFVGGFAGRGAGITSTSFEHCSYMGSFFPGDLISEGRGVQVLDVSDPANPRPTANLTEPAMLAGTWESLKVNTARKLLVGTGVPVGTGVGYLSVYDISDCAHPRLLNPGPGTNMLMPLPITTHEGGFSPDGNTYWASGIAPGFVSAVDLSDPANPHVVWQGLTGIEAHGFGISADGNRMYISALGGFTVLDISAVQRRDPNPQVHHIGRVFWTDGWATQHSIPVTYDGKPYLYTVDEGGSGGVKLIDIADDTNPKVAAKIKLEINLPQNLDSNIGSSMGGSAFAYESHYCTADRRDNPTALACGWISSGIRVFDVRDPRNIHEIAYYNPPARTGQNLSLWNSPHALASIIGVPLMSTPPAIRAVLEGQFNPADALTPRTGRLAFGDVSTDWCLSPPEWRGSQLYVTCSDNGFMVLQLDNDVYSPPADQESIVGS, encoded by the coding sequence ATGCGCTCACTGACGAGCCTGCGCCGATTCAAGCCGCTGGCCCTGGTTACGGTCGGCCTCGCCGCCGCGTTGATGCTGCCCAGCAGCGCATCGGCCGACCTGCAGTCCGATATCCAGAACGCCGTGCAGGAATTCCTCGACGTCGGCCGCACCGCCGTCCCACGGGCGGACTGCGGGCCCGGTTCGATGCCAGAGAACGGCATGCAAGGCGACGTCACCGCCGCTGACCGAGACAGCGGCCGCTCCACCCAGGGCTACCGCTGCAACATGTCGTTCGTCGGCGGCTTCGCCGGTCGTGGCGCGGGCATCACCTCGACCAGCTTCGAGCACTGCTCGTACATGGGCTCCTTCTTCCCCGGCGACCTGATCAGCGAGGGCCGCGGCGTCCAGGTGCTCGACGTCTCCGATCCGGCGAATCCGCGACCGACGGCCAACCTCACCGAACCCGCGATGCTCGCGGGCACCTGGGAGAGCCTGAAGGTCAATACCGCACGCAAGCTGCTCGTCGGCACCGGTGTGCCGGTCGGCACCGGCGTGGGCTACCTGTCGGTCTACGACATCTCCGACTGTGCCCATCCGCGCCTGCTCAACCCCGGTCCCGGCACGAATATGCTGATGCCACTGCCGATTACGACGCACGAGGGCGGCTTCTCCCCCGACGGCAACACCTACTGGGCCTCAGGTATCGCGCCAGGCTTCGTCAGCGCCGTCGACCTCTCCGATCCGGCGAACCCGCACGTCGTCTGGCAGGGCCTGACCGGCATCGAGGCACACGGATTCGGCATCAGCGCCGACGGCAACCGGATGTACATTTCCGCGCTCGGTGGTTTCACCGTGCTCGACATCAGTGCGGTGCAGCGCCGCGACCCGAACCCGCAGGTGCACCACATCGGCCGGGTCTTCTGGACCGACGGCTGGGCCACCCAGCACAGCATCCCGGTGACCTACGACGGCAAGCCCTACCTCTACACCGTCGACGAAGGTGGTTCGGGCGGGGTGAAACTCATCGACATCGCCGACGACACCAACCCGAAGGTCGCCGCGAAAATCAAGCTGGAAATCAATCTGCCGCAGAACCTCGACAGCAATATCGGTTCGTCCATGGGTGGTTCGGCCTTCGCCTACGAATCGCACTACTGCACGGCCGACCGCCGAGACAACCCGACGGCCCTCGCGTGCGGCTGGATCTCCTCTGGCATCCGGGTTTTCGATGTACGCGACCCCCGCAATATCCATGAGATCGCCTACTACAACCCACCTGCCCGGACCGGTCAGAACCTCAGTTTGTGGAACTCGCCGCACGCGCTCGCCTCGATTATCGGCGTGCCGCTGATGAGCACACCACCCGCCATTCGCGCGGTGCTGGAAGGGCAGTTCAATCCGGCCGACGCACTCACCCCGCGCACCGGCAGGCTGGCCTTCGGCGACGTCTCCACCGACTGGTGCCTCTCACCGCCGGAATGGCGTGGCTCGCAGCTGTATGTCACCTGCTCCGACAACGGGTTCATGGTGTTGCAGCTCGACAACGACGTGTATTCGCCACCGGCGGACCAAGAATCGATCGTCGGGTCGTAG
- a CDS encoding TetR/AcrR family transcriptional regulator translates to MEGTSEGSAARARKPGRPRKAAAGDTKRLLQRAALRLFAHNGYAGTSIRAIAREVGLSESVLYAHFSSKQAIFDAVLAEFGPQGVATMTGRVDPDLAATDPPRYLRELVLAFLDEWDSADARLLISLITRDGLLHDPALRDALQAMRASVAHLLDRWISDGLIARSLGSAHDLALWFTSPIGLARILHLHADATAQERNGARDEILQHTETFIQVVFNSRTNSADSANA, encoded by the coding sequence ATGGAAGGCACCTCGGAGGGGTCGGCAGCACGGGCGCGGAAGCCAGGACGACCCCGCAAAGCCGCCGCGGGCGACACCAAACGCCTGCTGCAGCGCGCCGCGCTGCGATTGTTCGCGCACAACGGTTATGCCGGAACCTCGATCCGGGCGATCGCGCGGGAGGTCGGGCTGAGCGAAAGCGTGCTGTACGCCCACTTCTCCAGCAAACAGGCGATCTTCGACGCAGTCCTGGCCGAGTTCGGGCCGCAAGGTGTGGCCACCATGACCGGACGGGTCGATCCGGATCTCGCCGCGACTGATCCACCGCGATACCTACGCGAGCTCGTGCTCGCCTTTCTCGACGAGTGGGACAGCGCGGACGCACGCCTGCTGATCAGCCTGATAACCAGGGACGGCCTCCTGCACGATCCCGCATTGCGGGATGCTCTCCAGGCCATGCGAGCCTCCGTCGCGCATTTGCTGGACCGGTGGATCAGCGACGGACTCATAGCGCGCAGTCTCGGCTCAGCACACGACTTGGCGCTGTGGTTCACCAGCCCGATCGGACTCGCCAGAATCCTGCACCTGCACGCCGACGCGACAGCGCAGGAGCGCAATGGCGCGCGCGATGAGATCCTCCAGCACACCGAGACTTTCATCCAGGTTGTCTTCAACTCCCGGACAAACAGCGCAGACTCCGCCAACGCGTGA
- a CDS encoding hemolysin family protein, whose amino-acid sequence MGDLFGVLLTVVLLAGNAFFVAAEFALISARRDRLEALAAQGKRNANIVIRAGENLSMMLAAAQLGITICSILLGRVGEPAVAHLLEGPFNFLGMPEQLLHPVAFAVALAIVVVLHILFGEMIPKNIALAGPERSALLLVPVHLMWLRLARPLIAIYNLAANLSLRLIRIEPKDELQATVSSVELAEMIGESRSEGLLDEEEHRRLTQALGTSERVVADVMVSLETTRTVPLRGNGTTLGDIETGVAETGFSRYPVQASDGSLVGYLHVKDVLDKVADESAGPGTPIPRTDIRPLPTVSMHTPLYEALARLRRTNSHLGRVVDTRGNTTGIVALEDLVEEFVGTVRDGTHRIIE is encoded by the coding sequence ATGGGTGATCTGTTCGGTGTCCTGCTCACCGTGGTGTTGCTCGCGGGCAACGCGTTCTTCGTCGCCGCCGAGTTCGCCTTGATCTCGGCCCGCCGTGACCGCCTGGAGGCGCTGGCCGCCCAGGGAAAGCGCAACGCCAACATCGTGATTCGGGCCGGTGAGAACCTGTCGATGATGCTGGCCGCCGCGCAGCTCGGCATCACCATCTGCTCGATCCTGCTCGGTCGCGTCGGCGAACCGGCGGTGGCGCACCTGCTGGAGGGGCCGTTCAATTTCCTCGGCATGCCCGAACAGTTGCTGCACCCGGTGGCATTCGCGGTCGCGCTGGCCATCGTGGTGGTCCTGCACATCCTGTTCGGCGAAATGATCCCGAAGAACATCGCCCTGGCCGGTCCGGAACGCAGTGCACTGCTGCTGGTTCCGGTGCACCTCATGTGGTTGCGACTGGCCCGCCCGCTGATCGCGATCTACAACCTCGCCGCGAATCTCTCGCTGCGGTTGATTCGGATCGAACCCAAGGACGAACTGCAAGCGACCGTCTCGTCGGTGGAACTCGCCGAGATGATCGGCGAGTCGCGCTCGGAGGGCCTGCTCGACGAGGAAGAGCATCGGCGACTCACCCAGGCACTGGGCACCAGCGAACGAGTGGTCGCCGACGTGATGGTGTCACTGGAAACGACCAGGACAGTTCCCCTGCGCGGCAACGGAACCACCCTCGGCGACATCGAGACCGGCGTCGCCGAAACCGGCTTCTCCCGCTACCCCGTGCAAGCGAGCGACGGTTCACTGGTCGGCTACCTGCACGTGAAGGATGTGCTGGACAAGGTCGCCGACGAGAGCGCAGGCCCGGGAACCCCCATCCCGCGCACCGACATCCGTCCGCTACCTACGGTGAGCATGCACACCCCGCTGTACGAAGCGCTCGCCAGACTGCGCCGCACCAACAGTCACCTCGGTCGCGTAGTTGACACCCGCGGCAACACCACAGGCATTGTGGCGCTGGAGGATTTGGTGGAAGAGTTCGTCGGCACGGTCCGCGACGGGACGCACCGGATCATCGAATGA
- a CDS encoding DUF305 domain-containing protein produces MPRWIRGAALASLAFALLVLGAALRPLVLPETHTATPILSAVEIGFLQDMTAHHQQALIMVQRLDRNIDPAVLRLTQQLDDTQRLEIGTMLGWLRLANASPVGAHPMAWMHADEAVPHQHSTPIAQADPKQTSGTTMAGMATIAELDALAATRGRDAETLFLQLMFRHHQGGIAMAQAADQLLPSGPVKETARSMIHAQGQEAGLMGVLLAQRGAAPLP; encoded by the coding sequence GTGCCACGCTGGATCCGGGGTGCCGCGCTCGCCTCACTCGCCTTTGCCCTGCTGGTGCTCGGTGCGGCACTGCGCCCACTCGTGCTACCGGAAACGCACACGGCCACTCCGATTCTCAGCGCGGTGGAGATCGGTTTCCTGCAGGACATGACCGCGCATCACCAGCAGGCGCTGATCATGGTGCAGCGCCTGGACCGCAATATCGATCCCGCCGTGCTGCGCCTGACCCAACAGCTCGACGACACCCAACGGCTCGAGATCGGCACCATGCTCGGGTGGTTACGTCTGGCCAACGCGTCGCCGGTGGGAGCGCATCCGATGGCCTGGATGCACGCCGATGAAGCTGTGCCACATCAGCATTCGACGCCGATCGCACAGGCCGATCCGAAACAGACTTCGGGCACCACGATGGCGGGAATGGCGACGATAGCCGAACTCGACGCCCTCGCCGCCACACGCGGCCGGGACGCCGAAACCCTGTTCTTACAGCTCATGTTTCGCCATCACCAGGGCGGGATCGCCATGGCGCAAGCCGCCGACCAGCTCCTCCCGTCCGGCCCGGTCAAGGAAACCGCGCGCTCGATGATCCACGCGCAGGGCCAGGAAGCCGGACTCATGGGTGTCCTACTGGCCCAACGTGGCGCCGCGCCGCTGCCCTGA
- a CDS encoding NAD(P)H-dependent oxidoreductase, with translation MNVLVVYAHPKPDSLTGALKDVAVEQLRADGHEVRVSDLYAMGWKAQADTDDFGAVDESNFMLASGEAYRAGTLSPDIRAEQEKLLWADTVLLHFPLWWFGMPAIMKGWVDRVLTCGFAYGAGGTAVPRYGAGVLAGRRAMLVVSIGGKESSYSDRGINGPVEDLLFPIQHGILYYPGMDVLPPFLVHGTIRVDSDRFDDIADDLRERLSGLEKLEPIRYRPQGGGDYDRSLRLAAGREVPGANGFGLHVAG, from the coding sequence ATGAACGTACTTGTTGTGTACGCGCACCCGAAGCCCGACTCACTGACCGGGGCGCTGAAAGATGTTGCCGTCGAGCAATTGCGGGCGGATGGGCATGAGGTTCGGGTTAGCGATCTGTATGCGATGGGGTGGAAGGCGCAGGCGGATACGGACGATTTCGGGGCGGTGGATGAGTCCAATTTCATGTTGGCTTCGGGGGAGGCGTATCGAGCGGGGACGCTGAGCCCGGATATTCGTGCTGAGCAGGAGAAATTGCTCTGGGCCGACACGGTTCTGCTGCATTTTCCGCTGTGGTGGTTCGGTATGCCCGCGATCATGAAGGGGTGGGTGGATCGGGTGCTCACCTGCGGGTTTGCCTACGGGGCCGGGGGAACGGCGGTGCCGCGATACGGTGCGGGGGTGCTGGCGGGGCGGCGGGCGATGCTGGTGGTTTCCATCGGTGGGAAGGAGTCGTCGTATTCCGATCGGGGGATCAACGGGCCGGTGGAGGATCTGCTGTTCCCGATCCAGCACGGAATCCTGTACTACCCGGGGATGGACGTGCTGCCACCGTTCCTGGTGCACGGCACAATTCGGGTCGACTCGGACCGCTTCGACGATATCGCCGATGATCTGCGCGAGCGGCTGTCGGGCCTGGAGAAGCTCGAACCGATTCGGTACCGCCCGCAAGGCGGTGGCGATTACGACCGAAGCCTGCGATTGGCGGCTGGCCGAGAGGTGCCGGGGGCCAACGGATTCGGGCTGCACGTAGCCGGGTAA
- a CDS encoding PaaI family thioesterase has protein sequence MIRTDTFTVPEHVHGYPGVAFGGYVAGLLAAQSAAAELRVDFRRKVAVDTPIAVRPTESGGCALIDLDGNVLVEASSSVVTIAPPPAPSWRDALAITEAQATKRRENDCYGCGSACPPGRGLRLFPWAVPERDRVIAAWTPDPALAAPTGELPPEVVWAALDCPGGWAAGALRKMRRGSVTAAITATQLAPVWPDHPYISYAWPISHEGRKHTVGVALATPDGTPCALAEALWIEPRPDSTPDHQLPPHSNRT, from the coding sequence ATGATTCGGACGGACACGTTCACTGTGCCTGAGCACGTGCACGGTTACCCGGGGGTCGCTTTCGGCGGGTACGTGGCGGGCCTCCTTGCCGCGCAATCCGCCGCCGCGGAGTTGCGGGTCGACTTTCGGCGCAAGGTCGCGGTCGACACCCCGATAGCCGTGCGTCCCACCGAATCCGGCGGTTGCGCTCTGATCGATCTCGATGGCAACGTTCTCGTGGAAGCCTCCTCCTCGGTCGTAACCATCGCTCCGCCTCCTGCCCCATCCTGGCGCGATGCCCTCGCCATCACCGAGGCCCAAGCCACCAAGCGCCGCGAAAATGACTGTTACGGTTGCGGATCCGCCTGCCCACCCGGGCGTGGCCTTCGCCTGTTCCCCTGGGCCGTCCCCGAACGAGACCGCGTCATCGCAGCCTGGACCCCTGACCCCGCCCTGGCCGCCCCCACCGGCGAACTCCCGCCCGAAGTAGTCTGGGCCGCCCTCGATTGCCCCGGCGGCTGGGCCGCCGGGGCCCTCCGCAAAATGCGCCGCGGCTCGGTAACCGCCGCCATCACAGCTACCCAACTAGCCCCCGTCTGGCCCGATCACCCCTACATTTCCTACGCCTGGCCGATCAGTCACGAAGGCCGCAAACACACCGTCGGCGTCGCACTGGCCACCCCCGACGGCACCCCATGCGCGCTCGCAGAAGCACTATGGATCGAGCCCCGCCCGGACTCAACGCCCGACCACCAGCTACCACCACACTCGAATCGCACTTAG
- a CDS encoding 3-methyladenine DNA glycosylase translates to MAVLAEAQWRARAAAHLVRVDQLVGPYVERRAAGSSHPVIDFLFTYYGHKPAQLRRWHPGFGVGLAGAREYDGARGYHRLPDAVPDSVAGQEQSSGSSVFTADPAYLERRRDTIEFVANLLRATASRPAQLSCFGLHEWAMVYRTDDVRHQQVPLRLGRSGTDEVVESMSLRCTHFDAFRFFTPDAVGRNAEPLTRADQVSREQPGCLHANMDLYKWGFKLVPLVPSSLILDCFELACAARELDMRASPYDLSEYGYTPVRIETPSGRAEYVRAQSALAERSAELRQVLLDTCTELLAHDASALAAD, encoded by the coding sequence ATGGCGGTGCTTGCCGAAGCGCAGTGGCGCGCACGGGCTGCTGCGCATCTGGTGCGGGTGGATCAGCTGGTCGGGCCGTATGTCGAGCGGCGGGCGGCGGGGTCGTCACATCCGGTGATCGATTTTCTGTTCACCTATTACGGGCACAAGCCTGCGCAGCTGCGGCGGTGGCATCCGGGGTTCGGGGTCGGGCTGGCTGGGGCTCGCGAATACGATGGTGCGCGGGGGTACCATCGGCTTCCGGATGCAGTACCGGATTCTGTTGCGGGACAAGAGCAGTCGTCTGGATCCAGCGTTTTCACGGCCGACCCGGCTTATCTGGAACGACGCCGCGACACCATCGAGTTCGTCGCGAATCTTCTGCGCGCCACGGCGTCTCGTCCGGCTCAGCTGTCCTGTTTCGGACTGCACGAGTGGGCGATGGTGTACCGCACCGACGACGTCCGGCATCAGCAGGTGCCGCTGCGTCTGGGCCGGTCGGGCACCGACGAGGTCGTCGAGTCGATGTCGCTGCGCTGCACCCACTTCGACGCTTTTCGCTTCTTCACACCCGATGCTGTCGGCCGCAACGCCGAACCGCTGACCCGCGCCGACCAGGTCAGCCGAGAACAACCCGGCTGCCTGCACGCGAACATGGATCTCTACAAGTGGGGCTTCAAGCTCGTTCCGCTCGTCCCGTCCTCGCTAATTCTGGACTGCTTCGAATTGGCCTGTGCCGCACGTGAACTCGACATGCGCGCCAGCCCCTACGATCTGTCCGAATACGGATACACGCCGGTGCGCATCGAAACACCCTCCGGGCGAGCGGAATACGTGCGAGCACAGTCCGCGCTCGCCGAGCGATCGGCCGAATTACGCCAGGTTCTACTCGACACCTGCACCGAACTCCTAGCGCACGACGCGTCCGCTCTGGCAGCCGACTGA
- a CDS encoding hemolysin family protein, producing the protein MSVALTALSLLGFIALTAGTALFVAAEFSLTALERSTVEAHARAGDVRARMVRQAHRTLSFQLSGAQLGITITTLITGYIAEPVLARLLDPLFTGIGLSDGTARGTSLALALVLATSLSMIYGELVPKNIAIAKPLATARTTAAPMVAFSVVFKWLIHFLNNTANWVVRRLGVEPAEELRSARSPQELGSLVRTSALRGALDQRTALVIDRSLQFGERSAEELMTPRVKIESLDKLDTIADLIAAASRTGYSRFPVIDGDLDNTLGVVHVKQAFTHPASVRRTIPLQMLAHPVPIVPASLDGDAVLERIRADGMQVALVVDEYGGTAGIVTMEDIIEEILGDVRDEHDEEELDVRRVSDGWDCSGLLRIDEVSRATGYDAPEGEYETLGGLVLTRLGRIPVAGDEVVLPNPRSQQWSSIEQPSTGGWIARVERMDGRRIDRVRLVPVAPDDLAFHQIQAEHEQEHSHG; encoded by the coding sequence ATGTCCGTCGCACTAACGGCGCTCAGCCTGCTGGGGTTCATCGCTCTCACGGCAGGCACCGCACTGTTCGTCGCCGCCGAATTCTCGCTCACCGCACTGGAACGCAGCACCGTCGAAGCGCACGCGCGCGCCGGTGACGTCCGCGCCAGGATGGTCCGGCAAGCCCATCGCACGCTGTCTTTCCAGCTGTCCGGCGCCCAGCTCGGCATCACCATCACCACCCTGATCACCGGTTACATCGCCGAACCGGTGCTCGCGCGGCTGCTCGATCCGCTGTTCACCGGCATCGGACTCAGCGACGGCACCGCGCGCGGCACCTCGCTGGCCCTCGCGCTCGTCCTGGCCACCTCGCTGTCGATGATCTACGGCGAATTGGTGCCGAAGAACATCGCCATCGCCAAGCCGCTGGCCACCGCGCGCACCACCGCCGCACCGATGGTCGCCTTTTCCGTCGTGTTCAAGTGGCTGATCCACTTCCTGAACAACACCGCCAACTGGGTGGTCCGCAGGCTCGGTGTGGAACCGGCCGAGGAACTTCGTTCCGCGCGATCACCGCAGGAACTCGGCTCGCTGGTGCGCACCTCCGCGCTGCGCGGCGCGCTCGACCAGCGCACCGCACTGGTCATCGACCGGTCGCTGCAGTTCGGCGAGCGCAGCGCCGAGGAACTGATGACCCCGCGGGTGAAGATCGAGTCGCTGGACAAGCTGGACACCATTGCCGACCTCATCGCGGCGGCCAGCCGCACCGGTTACTCCCGATTCCCGGTGATCGACGGCGACCTCGACAACACCCTCGGCGTCGTGCACGTGAAGCAGGCGTTCACCCATCCGGCAAGCGTGCGCCGCACCATTCCGCTGCAGATGCTGGCGCACCCGGTCCCGATCGTGCCCGCCAGCCTCGACGGCGACGCGGTGCTCGAACGCATCCGGGCCGACGGCATGCAGGTCGCGTTGGTCGTCGACGAATACGGCGGCACCGCGGGCATCGTCACCATGGAGGACATCATCGAGGAGATCCTCGGCGATGTCCGCGACGAGCACGACGAGGAAGAACTCGACGTACGCCGAGTGTCCGACGGCTGGGACTGTTCCGGTCTGCTGCGCATCGACGAGGTGTCGAGGGCCACCGGATACGACGCCCCCGAAGGCGAATACGAAACGCTCGGCGGCCTCGTGCTCACCCGCCTCGGCCGCATCCCGGTGGCCGGCGACGAGGTCGTGCTGCCGAATCCGCGCTCGCAGCAATGGTCTTCGATCGAACAGCCGAGCACCGGTGGCTGGATCGCGCGGGTGGAACGCATGGACGGACGCCGCATCGACCGGGTTCGCCTGGTCCCGGTCGCTCCGGATGACCTGGCGTTCCACCAGATTCAGGCGGAACACGAGCAGGAGCACAGTCATGGGTGA
- a CDS encoding peptidase inhibitor family I36 protein gives MKTKVSSIHRFRSALTGTILAIGLYAASSGAPVTAAPATGDGKCERGEICVWQNDDFKGCFYDFVPPNEDSNYGNGSPRWNNCDGTMEDKISSYRNRSGHWVVFGETRANAGRWGAAGQFRHCAAPGAESSNLANFGDPLMWSIENRISSHDTFDWGNNPPDVCIWWDRD, from the coding sequence ATGAAGACAAAAGTATCGTCGATACACAGATTCCGCAGCGCACTGACTGGAACAATACTGGCTATCGGACTGTACGCCGCCAGCTCAGGGGCGCCTGTCACCGCAGCACCCGCAACCGGCGACGGCAAATGTGAACGCGGCGAGATCTGCGTCTGGCAGAACGACGACTTCAAAGGCTGCTTCTACGATTTCGTCCCACCGAACGAGGACTCCAACTACGGAAACGGATCTCCGCGATGGAACAACTGCGACGGGACGATGGAAGACAAGATCTCCTCCTACCGGAACAGAAGTGGCCACTGGGTTGTCTTCGGGGAAACACGCGCGAATGCTGGTCGGTGGGGGGCAGCAGGCCAGTTCCGGCACTGCGCGGCTCCTGGCGCGGAGAGCAGCAATCTCGCCAATTTTGGGGACCCACTGATGTGGAGTATTGAAAACAGAATCAGCTCACATGACACCTTCGACTGGGGGAACAATCCTCCGGACGTATGTATTTGGTGGGATCGGGACTAG